In the genome of Corynebacterium glucuronolyticum DSM 44120, the window ATCCGGCCACGATTTCCTCCGCCACCGTTCTTTTCGCCTGCAGGCCCCTTCTGCTCCTGCGCCTGCGCATCATCCAGATTTCCGGCATGACGCTTGCCGCCGACACTGATACGTCCACGCTGCTCGGGATGCTGGCCATCAGCACCCCTGTTTGCTTCGCTACGGGGCTCCCGCTTGGAACCCGTGCTCGCCGTCGATGCCTTCTTACTGCGAGACCTAAATCCACCACTCATCGCTTGCGCTCCGTCCTACTTCCACACGATTCCGTCTTGTTGTTGAACTCCCCGGCCCCACGATGGAGCATCCATCATCTTCTTCCCCGGAGCCTGCACAGTAGACAGTGCCACTGCAACGGAACCTGTACCGACAAACACATTGTTCTTCTCAATTCGAACCTCCCCTGGTGAGAGGCTGACCTGCGATGAAGGCGGCAAGGATGATGTTGGGGCTTGCGTACACGGCAGCGGTGAAACCGGGCCGAGTTTTACTTTCGCGCCGTCCCACTGCGTCCATGCACCGGGTGCAGGTGTGAACGCCCTGATCCTGCGGTCGATTACATCCGCTGACTCTTCCCAGTCTATGCGGGCGGTATCTTTATCGAGCTTGTGGGCGTACGTTGCTTCGCCTTCCTGGGGAACGGGAACAACCGCGCCCTGCTCCAGGTCCGTCAGTGTTTGAACCAAGAGATCCGCACCTTCGTAGGCAAGTCGAGTCAGCAGGTCATCGGCCGTGTCATCGGCTGTGATGGCGGTTGTGACTGTGGACAGGACGGGGCCAGTGTCCAGGCCGGCATCGATGCGGAAGATTGTAGCTCCCGTCTGGTCGTCTCCTGCGGCGACTGCTGCCTGCACGGGTGCTGCTCCACGCCAACGGGGTAACAGGGAGTAGTGAACGTTGACGAATCCGTGTTCCGGGATGTCCAACAGCTCTTCGGGAATGAGATTGCCGTAGGCGATGACCGGGACACAGTCAGGGGCGAGCTCCTTGAGCAAAGTAACAAAACTCTTATTACCCCGCAGGGTTTCAGGTTTGTACACCGGCAGGCCGTGTTTGTCTGCACATTCCGCCACGGGAGAAGGATGCAGAGTCCGTCCGCGCCCGCGCCGTGCGTCGGGTCGCGTGACCACTCCGATCACCTCGTGGTCTGAAGCTATCAGCCTTTCCAGCGTTGCGACAGCCGGTTCCGGAGTGCCAGCAAAAAGGATCCTCATTTACTTATTTCTCTTTCCATGATGTGTGCAACGGGGGTCACCTGCGGGGCGCTGTCCTGTTAATTATTGCTCAAGAACCACTCGGAGTTACGGATCTCTTTCATGGCTTCCTTACGGCGCTCTTTAGTCAGGCGCTTGATAAAAAGAACACCGTCAAGGTGATCGGTCTCGTGCTGAATGCATCGAGCCAGAAGCCCCGTGGCTTCGAAGTCAACGTTGTCACCATTTTCATCCAACCCTGTAACATGCACGTTCATATAACGCTCGGTATCCGCGTATACGTCAGGAATGGAAAGGCACCCCTCTTGCCCGAGTTGCATTTCTTCACCGACTGGTTCCCAAACCGGGTTGATGATGGCACCACGCTTGTACTCCCGATCAGGGTTGGGATCTGAGTCGTCTACCGGGCAGTCGTACACAAACACTCGCTGGAGGACACCAACCTGATTTGCGGCAAGACCTACGCCACCAGCGCTGTCCATCGTCTCAAGCATGTCGGACACCAGTGTCTTGGTGGAGGCGGTTACCTCATCGACGGGCTCAGCTTCAGATACGAGAACAGGGTCTCCCATTAAGCGCAGTTTCCTGATCATATCGTTCCAGTCTTCCCTTTCTCTTTTGCTTTCTATCGCACACCACAGGTCCGTTACTCTATCTCGAGTATGTCTCGAGCAAGCCTCGAGCATGTTTCTAGGATGGCTCTAGCGATCCTCTCGTGTGGCTCACGGCGGTTTCACTACCCACAAAGCAGCGTCTCTGGGGCATTTTACGTCTTCGCGCTGGTCAAGTCTAAAGCACTAATCGATGTGAGGCTAAGGACGAACTGCTGAGCATGACCTAAGCACTAACCGATGTGCAGCGGATCGACGTGAACGCGCATTCTCGTCCGGTTCGCTAGCGCGCTATTCAAAGCTCGTGCACGACGCAAGGCACTCCCCAGCTCCGAGCGGGGACCGAGCGGGCTGCGGATGAGGATCCGCTGAGGAATTCCCCACTCGCCGGTATCGTATTCCGCCGGCATCCGGATACCGACCGGCAAATCAACCGGACCGAGGATCTCCGACTGCTCCGGTAGTTCGGCCTCCTCGACAAATTGAGAAATCGTCTCCATCGGGCCGTCAATGGCCGCCATATGCACAGTCGGGGGAAAAGCAACCTCCGCACGACTGGCTAGTTCCCGTTCAGCCGCACCCGTCATATTCCATTGAAGAAAAGAACGTACAACTGCAAGTGAAGGCTCAGCCATGATAACCACGCGCCCATCGAGCCGCACTCGTGCTGCTACCTCGGCCCACTGAGCGATCGCCTCCTCGTGAGCACGCAGATCAGCACGCGACAGTACCGACCAGGTATCCAAAATCAGTGCTGCGCCGAACCCTTCTTCTGCACGGGGCTCGGCACCCGGGGTGGCGACAACGATGCGCGGACCGCTGTCGACATCGTCAATGATGTGGTCACTCGAGGAGCTGATTACTGGCACGTTTCGGAACGCCCGACCTAGTTCCTCTGCAGTCCGGTCGCTTCCGCGCACAACAGCTCGTAACCTCGGCGAACCGCATTCCAGGCACCTGTGGTTAGCGGCAGGTTTTCCACACCACCCACAAAACGGTGGGGCCTGGTTATCACCCTGTTTGAGGCGCAGCGGGCCGTTGCAATACCGGCAACGGGCAGGGGCACGGCAATCCTGACAGGCCAGTGTGGGAATGTAGCCTGCTCGTGGCACAGAAACCAACACGGGTAGCTCACGGCCCAGGGCTTCACGGGCTGCGGCGAAAGCCAGCGACGGAATGCGTGCGTTTACGGCCACTGGATTTCGATCGAAGGCCGATGCCTGGTCACCCACTGCCTCAATGCGCGGGCGACGTTGCTCAATCACTCCTCGCGGAGCTTCCAGGGAATGCATCCATCCAGAGGAAACAAAAAGCTGCGTTTCCGCTGTCCGCGAGTACCCGCCGATGATGAGTGGTACCTTTTCCACCGTCGAACGAGTAGTCAATATCTCTCGCGCATGGCAGTACGGGGCTCGAGGATCGGCAAGCGAATCATCCCCATCGAACATGCACACGATGAGGCCGAGGTTATGAACGGGCGCATAGGCCGCTGACCGGGTTCCTACAACAATACGTGCCTGACCTGACAGAATGGAAAGGAAGCGCCTGTAACGTGCCTGATGCCCGAGTGAAGCCTCCAGTGTGACAAATTGCCGCGGCGAGATGTTCGTACGCAGCTGCGCGTCGATTCGCGCGACATCGCGTGCATCCGGAACGACGATGAGAACACCACCACCATCGATCGCTACTTTCGTCGCCAGCGCTGCCACGGGCTCTTCCCATTTCTCGCCGGGGAGAACTTGCCATGCAGCGCGTGGAACGGCTGCTGGACGATCAGCCGTGCTGGCATTGCTACCGGCATTGGCACAGGCGCCAACACCACCTTCGGAATGAGCACCTGCGTCCTTGCTCGTATCCCTGCTGGGAGCATTGGTACTTGGCGCGTCACCGTGTTCTTCATCGGAATAGTCCGGCACAGAGGCAGAAACCGAGGGGCGCTTATCAGCCCAGGACTGAACTCCGTGGGCATTGGCTTCCGGATGTTCGGTGAGAACATCGTCTTCATCCACCGGGGTGCCTGTCGATGGCGTAACGCGGTCCCCAAAAATGCTCTCTCCATCCTTAGCCCCTATGCGGGCATGAGTATCCTCAGCTCCTGTCTGCGCATGTGTTTCTCCGGAATCAGCTGGTTGAGGAATGACCCTCGGCGGGTGTTGTTTTTGCTTCCACGAATCTGGAGCGCGCCGCTTACCTTTTTTCTTTTTCGCGGACTTACCGGACTCTTCGTCGGCGGGGTCGGTGGCCACCGGCTCTTCCTGCACCAACCGCAGCACAGGACGGGACGTGGTTTGAGTGTCGCTGTTGGTTGCGCTCCCATCATCTTTGGCTTCTCCTTGCACCACGGAGAGTCTCGGGGGGGACGTTTCCGGGCGTTTCGCAATCTCTAACCACGTGTCTATGACGTGCGGACGTGGCTGTTCCCCCACCCGAGCAATAATCGCGTCGACGAGGGACGGCCCGAACCGGTAGCTCGTCCACCCCGACAGATCTGGCTCACTCGGGGTCCCCAAATCCTCCCAGGGGGTGGAGAAATCGGCCTTTTCTGCGCCGGCATGCCGAGTAGGGATAGCAGCGCGGAGAATATCCGACCGAATGCCTGCATAGCGGTCTGCCAGCATTTCGACTGTACGAGCGATCGCCGGGGTGAGGACCGGTGCCGGGGAGATGACCCGGTCGATATAGCTGAGCTTCCCCGAGTGCTCGCTGGATGATGCACGGGCGTACACCAGGGCGTCGACAAGCCTGCCAGAGAACCGGATGCGCACCCGACAGCCGATGAGAACCTGCTCGTCAAAAGCGGCGGGCACATAGTAGTCAAAAAGACGGTCGAGGTGTGGCAGCCCCAGCAACGGCAAAACCCGCGCCACCGGCTGGTGAGGAGCGGGGACGCGGGCGACTGGCATGTTTGCCTATGTTAGCAGGGCTGTGCGGAGATCATCGACCTTATTGGTGTGTTCCCAGGGCAGATCGATATCCGTGCGGCCGAAGTGACCGTACGCAGCCGTCTGTGCGTAAATCGGCCGGAGCAGATCCAGATCGCGGATGATTGCTGCCGGACGTAGATCGAAGACCTTGCTCACGGCACCCTGAATGAGGTCATTGGTGAGCCCGTGCTTAGCGGTGCCGAACGTCTCTACGTACAGCCCCACCGGGTGGGCGCGACCGATTGCGTATGCAACCTGGACCTCACAGCGATCCGCAAGATCAGCAGCCACGATATTCTTTGCTACCCAGCGCATTGCGTAGGCACCAGAACGGTCCACTTTCGAGGGATCCTTGCCGGAGAACGCACCACCACCGTGGCGAGCCATGCCACCGTAGGTGTCAACGATGATTTTGCGGCCTGTGAGTCCCGCGTCGCCCATTGGGCCGCCGACGGTGAAGGACCCGGAGGGGTTGATCAGGACGGTGAGCTCCTCGGTGATGAGATTGTCCAAGCCCATGTCTGCGATGACAGACTTAATAACGTGCTCCCGCATCTGCTCCGCAAGCCAGTCCTGTGTGATCTCAGGGTCATGCTGCGTGGAGATAACGACCGTGTCGAGGTACTTCGGTGTCGCTCCGTCCTCCTCATATGCGAAGGTAACCTGCGTCTTTCCGTCAGGGCGGAGATGGGGCACGATACCCTGCTTGCGCACCTCCGTCAGGCGGCGGGCGAGGCGGTGTGCAAGTGCGATGGGAAGGGGCATCAGCTCCGGTGTCTCATTGGAAGCGTAACCAAACATGAGCCCCTGATCGCCGGCGCCGCTCTGGTCCAAGTCGTCCTCAACGGCACCGGAACGAGCCTCGTGAGAGGTATCCACACCGTCGCCGATTTCCTTTGACTGTTCACCGATCGCCACGGTCACACCACAGGTGGTGCCGTCGAAGCCGACCTCGGAGGACGTGAAGCCAATTTCCTTCAGCTTCTCGCGTACGAGCTGTGGAATCTCCACGTAACCCGATGTCCGCACCTCTCCCACAACGTGGACAAGCCCGGTGGTGACAACGGTCTCAACGGCGACGCGCGAGTGTGGATCCTCGCGCAGCATCGCGTCGAGAATAGTGTCAGAGATGGCATCACAAATCTTATCTGGATGTCCTTCAGTGACAGACTCACTAGTAAAAAGTCTCACGTAAAACTCGATTCTTCCTTGGAATACTTGGTCGGCTTACCGTCTCTCACGGATGTTCAATTCTTGCGGCTTTTCCGCCGATCATCCAGCACTTTTATGTGCGGTGCTGGCACTAGCGTACACCCGCATGCCACCGCCTGTTCTTCCTCACCCAGAGACGTGCCGGCCTGCGGGTCGAAACAAAACAGACTGCGGGCACGAGCCTGCGGAGTTGTGCCACAGATGCTCCTTTGCGGTCGAGGTGGGATCCACAGCTCCACAGCTCGGTGCACCACAACCTTCATTTCGTTGAGCCGCATCCACATTCGGAGCAAGGCATCTGCAAATTTTACACGCACCAAAACACACGATCATCCAGCAGAAGCCAAACGGGAAGCGGTCACTTTCACCTACCTAAGATAGACCAAGCGGTCTATACATGCAAATGATGCGGCGCAAGTGTTGCCACAGCATCGAGAATCTGCCCGGCGACAACGTACTTCGATGCCGTTTCAATTTCCTTGTACCCTCCGGCTTTATCAATCAACCAGCCCGAATTGGACGAAGAGCCAAACGTCTTGTTTCGACCAACCTCGTTGCACATAAGCAGGTCGCATCCTTTTCGCTTCGTCTTCGCTAGACCGTGCTCCAAGGGTGTGTGAGTGGAATCGCCAGTTTCGGCGGCGAAACCTACGAGGATCTGATGATCCCGCTGCTCAACCAGGCCACGGAGGATATCCGGGTTCTCGGTCATCTCAAGCGACGACAAATTCCTTTCCGCTTCCGACCCCTTTTTCATCTTCGTTTCAGATTCCGATGCTGGCCTGTAATCGGCAACCGCAGCCGCCATAATGATGACATCGGAACGAGACATATTCTCCTCCATTGCTGCCTTGAGTTCCCGCGCCGATCGGACGTGCACCATCGTTGCGGTCAGCGGGTCGGGCAAGGCTTCTGTGCTTGCAGCAACAACTGTTACCTTGGCCCCACGTTGCGCCGCAACCTCGGCTAATGCGAACCCCTGCTTACCCGAGGACCGGTTGCCAATGTAGCGGACGGGGTCTAGATCCTCCCTTGTCCCTCCGGCACTGATAAGCACACGAATCCCCTCCAGGTTGCGATGAAATTCCACACCGCCAAGCCGTGCCAGAGCGAGCTGTTCGATCTGCTGCGGCTCCGGGAGTCTTCCTGCACCAGAATCCGGGCCTGTCAGACGCCCGATAGCAGGATCGAGAACCGTCACTCCGTGGTCGCGGAGCAGCGACACGTTCTCCTGAACAGCTTTATTCCTCCACATTTCTGTGTGCATAGCCGGAGCCACGACGATTGGGCACGTCGCGACAAGACACGTTGCCGTGAGAAGATCATCGGCTCGCCCGTGCGCAAGCCGAGAAAGAAAATCTGCCGTGGCAGGGACGATGACAACCAGATCAGCATTTTGCCCTAACGAGACGTGTCGGACCTCGTCTACGGCTTCAAAGACTGAGGTCGTTACTGGATTCCCGCTAAGCGCCTCAAAGGTGACTTTACCTACGAAGTTCAAAGCATTCGGAGTGGGAACTACTGTAACATTGTGTCCCATCTTGGTGAAGTCCCGAATCACCTGGCATGCCTTGTAGGCGGCAATGCCACCGGTAACCCCGACAATAATGTTTGCGGGTGTGGGCAGCGATTCCTGCCCGTCCCTGTGCACGGCTGACGTTGACACGAACTCACCTTTCAATAACGCACCAAACATGCAAAGGAATCCTCTGAAGAGGTTCCGTCACCACCTCGATGCTGATAGGACGCTAGGACCATGGCGCAGCAATGGCACCATGCTTTCCTACCTACCTTACTTTGTCCTCTCTGCTCCTGTGCTGCGAGACTGATCCTTCCTCGACACCCTTAATGAACGTCTTTCTGCCTGAACCACGGGTGTCGCCATTTGCGGGATCGACGAACTAGACTCAGTTCCCAGCTTGCATATCCACGCCTTTAAGTGAGTGAGCACGTGGTGGCGGTTCCAAACGTCGCTCGTGTGGAGCAACGAAAAAGGCCGGCAACCGATATTGCGAATTACCGCCCGCGACAAACCGTGCAAAAGCCTCAGCAGATCGAAGCTGGAAGCAGATCGAAGCTGGAGAAATCGGGGCCCTTGGGGCTGTGAGATCGGGGGCTCTGAGGCCCTGAGACTGTGGGGAGCTCTTGGCGAGCCTAAAGCGCATTCATCTGCGTCCCATTAGGTGAAGGAAATCCTCCGCACGGAGAAACCTCCAGCCGAAATACGCTGGTCAGCCCTCGCGCACAAACGCGAAATATGTTCAATTGGCTAAAGAAGCTAGACATGGCGCACGGGTCCACGGTGCAGCCAACCCCCTGCTTTTGTTCCCTCACTTCGATATCCGTCCTCGGGAGTGGAAAAGCAAAAAGACCGCTACGCATAAACGCGTAGCGGCTGCTTCAATGAGGGATGGAACCCGGCTCAACTGGACATCCAACTGAGCGACGAGGTTTAACCTTCCTCGTGATCCAGGAGCCCCTGGTTAATCTCACGCAGAGCAATTGACAGTGGTTTCTCGCCCGGCTCCGGAGGAACCAGTGGGCCGACGTACTCGAAAACGCTATCGCCAGTCTGCTGATTGTAGCTGTTGATCTGACGGGCACGCTTTGCCGCAAAAATCGCGAGAGCATACTTGGAGGAAACCTTCTCCAAGAGCTCGTCAATCGGCGGATCGGTAATACCTGTCGGCGGATCGAAAACCGCCTTGTTCTCTGAATTATCAGTCACCACGTGTACTCCACATTCCTCTAGCTTGTTTTCTCCGACAGTCAACCGACAAGTTCTTACCCGGTCGCGTCGGCGAAGGTCGCAATTCCCAGCAATTATAGTAGATGGCGAGGCGCGACCCAAGTTAACCGGCCATTTTCATCTAGATTGCCGGTCACATCATTTTTGTCCAAGAAGAATCTCGGTCAGTGCTGCAACGGCGTCATCAACGTCCTTGTTCACCACCACAATATCGAATTCATCCTGCGCAGCGAGTTCTGTCCGAGCCGTTTCCAGCCTCCGTTTCACCACGTCGTCGGTCTCTGTGCCACGCCCTTTAAGCCTTTCTACCAGTTCCTCCCAGCTAGGAGGAGCGAGGAAAACGTGAACGGCTTCGGGCGTAGACTTCCGGATCGACCGCGCACCGGCCAGATCGACCTCTACAAGGACGGGTCGACCGGCGCTAACTGCTTCAGCAACAGGCTGCCGGGGGGTTCCGGAGCGCTGCAGCCCTCCATGGATATCCGCCCATTCAAGCATTTCACCGTTGTCGATGTGCTGCTGAAACTCATCAGGTGTGACAAAAAAGTAATCCCGACCATTTACTTCTCCAGGACGCGGGGAACGCGTTGTCATAGAGACGGAAAAGTAAAGGTTGGGAACTTCTTCACGGAGCCGACTGACTACGGTGGACTTCCCCACCGCCGAGGGGCCAGCTAGAACAACAAGCCGCCCCTGACGATTTTGGTCAGTCATGTACCGGTTTTACTCCTCGCCGTAACCGAAACGATCGAGGAGGGCGCGACGCTGACGGTCACCGAGTCCGCGCAGACGGCGGGTCTGAGCAATCTCCAGCTCTTCCATGATCTCGCGAGCCTTGACCTTGCCTACCTTCGGCATTGCCTCGAGGAGAGCGGAGACCTTGGTCTTACCGACGATCTCATCGCTACCCGCCTTGTCCAAAACTTCCTTGAGGGTGATCTTGCCGCGCTTGAGGTTTTCCTTCATCGTTGCACGTGCCTTGCGGGCCTCAGCTGCCTTCGCGAGGGCTGCCTTGCGCTGTTCATCCGTCAACTTGGGAAGGGCCATGAGGAGTTCCTCCAAATCTAAAAGTTTCTCTCGGTAATTCTATGAGCAAGTTTATACCCTTTAGGTATAAACCAACCATGTTTGCCATAGCCTACCACGTAAGGTTCGCAGCAATGCGCGGAACCGACTGTGGTTGACCTGCGAATGGCTGTCGAAACTGCAATGAAGCTTACCACCTTTTCGCTGGCACAAGGGGCTAGTGTACAGGCACAACGGCCGAAGTCAACGATTAGCCCCACCAACGCGCCCCGCTACGCCACGCTAAGCAAATTCTCTACCAGCCTCGTCACAAGCTTTTTGCAGGTCAGCAACGTTCGGCCCGTGCGAGAGAATAGCTCGCGAAATGTTCGGAAACGCATTGCCCACATTTCCACGCATGAGAGAATGTACGTCGTCTGAAGTTGCCCCCTGTGCCCCCACTCCAGGCATGAGGACAGGCCCGTTGAATGTGCTGAGATTCACGTTCATGGTTACCGTTGCGCCGTACACCACACCGAAGCTTCCCAGTTCATCCCCTGCGAAGTGCTTACTGTTTAACGCGCTGACACGAGAAATGACATCCTCCGCCAACGTGACACTATCCCGGGTCATACATCCCTGAACGGTGTTTCCTTCGGGATTGCTCGTTGCAGCAAGGACGAAGACACCCTTGCCATTGTCCGCTGCTAGGTCGAAAGAAGGGCTGAGGGATCCCACACCCAAGTAAGGACTCACCGTGACGGCATCAACTTCAAGAGGTGACCCCTCCGACAGCCATGCACGTGCGTACGCAGACATCGTTGAACCGATATCCCCCCGCTTCGCATCAGCGAGCACGAGCGTTCCCGACTCACGCAAGCCAGCGATCGTCTTCTCGAGAATCGCATATCCGCGCGAACCGTAGGCCTCATAGAATGCCACCTGTGGTTTCACCATAGCGACCCGGCCTGCAAACGCCTCCACACAGCGAGCAGAAAACGTATCGATGTCCACTCCCCATTCCTCAAGAAGGTAAGGATGCGGATCGATCCCAACACACAACCGGTTTGTTTTGTTTGCTGCCTCGCGTAGTCGCGCACCGAAGCTCACCATGGAATTATCCTTTCGCATAGAGAAAATATGTGCTTCTCACAGGTGCTCTGCGTATCATCCCACAATCACCTGGTATCAAGATTACATACATACCAGCTGTAGTGCGCAAACAACCGTCTTTAACGCGCTGACTAACGCCTATCGACGCATCCCCGCCCTTCTATATCGTCTTCGTTGTCCTCCCCACCTCGTATTGGAAGCACAAAGAAAGGGAACTTTCCAGCTTCAATTTGCTGCCGCATTGGCTACCGTATCGCATAAATACTTCGTAATAATACTGAGAATACGTCCTCATTTTTCGCACGGAATGTAACCACACCATCCCGCCCCAAGAGGCCCACAATCCTGGGGGCAGGGCCGGGAGATACCGAACCACGATGACCCGCTCCACAGCTCTATTTACTCGTTAGCCCATCTGCCCGAGGTGTCAGGTGCGTCGTTTCCTTCCATCCCTCACGAGCCTTCTCCCCCGCGCATTTCGCCCCCAGATTTTGAACAGGGCATGAGAAGCACCACACGGAGTACCACGTCCCCCTCCACTGCAACCGTCAAAGTGGCCGCACCTCCGGCACACGATATCGTCGATACACGGTATTTTCAGCAGGCAAGAGAGCGTATGTCGGCGCGAACGTCCCCGCAGATGAAGCGAAACGAAAAAGAAAGGATCCTTCCGGGCCACAACCACAGGTCAGAAGCCAAAAGAGACGCCGCGAGAGCCCGCACCCCTACATGCTCTCACGGCGCCTCATGTCGCCCCGTTACGCTCTCCGCAGCAGGTGCGGGAGCGACGCCAGTTTTCCTACTTAGCGGTTATCTATCTAACAGAGTGATCGACCTCTTGCAGCGCACGGACGGTCAGGCCACCCTTGCGGAGCGCCTCGATGCCCTGCACCGCCGCAGTGATGCCCTGCACTGTAGTCACGAGGGGCGTGTTGGTCGCCACCGCAGCGGCGCGGATCTCGTAGCCGTCGTGGCGTGCCCCAGAGGAACCTGCAGGGGTATTGAGAATGAGATCGACATCGCCCGCATAAATGCGGTCTGTGATGGACTGGCGCGTCTCCGCACCCTCATGCGCCTCGCTGCCCGCATCCTCGTTCTTTTCTGCGACCTCGGAAACCTTGTAGACGACCTCGCACTCAACACCGTTACGGCGCAGCATCTGGGCCGTGCCTGATGTTGCCAGCAGCTTGAAGCCCATGGCCTCCAGCTCCTGGATCGGGAAGATGAGTGTGCGCTTATCACGGTTTGCGACGGAAACAAAGATCGTGCCCTCTGTTGGAAGCTTTCCTGCAGCAGCTAGCTCGCCCTTTGAATATGCAGCACCGAAACTATCGGCAAGTCCCATGACCTCGCCCGTGGACTTCATCTCCGGACCGAGGATCGTATCCAGGACGCTTCCATCCGGTGCACGGAAACGGTTGAACGGAAGGACGGCTTCCTTCACAGCGATCGGAGAATCAAGTGGTAGAGAAGCACCATCGTAGGTCGTGGGAATCATACCCTCGCCCTGCAGCTCTTCAATCGTGGCACCAAGCATAATGCGTGCTGCTGCCTTGGCCAGCGGAACACCCGTTGCCTTTGACACGAAGGGAACGGTACGCGATGCGCGCGGGTTCGCCTCGATGACATAGAGGATGTCATCCTTGAGCGCGTACTGGACGTTCATCAGCCCCTTCACGCCAATGCCGTGGGCGAGAGCCTCGGTCGAGCGGCGTACCGCTGCGAGATCCTCGTAGCCGAGCGTCATCGGTGGCAGCGCACAAGAGGAGTCGCCAGAGTGAACGCCAGCCTCCTCAATGTGCTCCATGACGCCACCAACGTAGACGTTCTCCCCATCACAGAGGGCATCAACATCGATCTCGATGGCGTTATCCAGGAAGCGATCCACGAGAACCGGGTGATCGCTCGTGATCTCTGTCGCACGGGAAATGTAATCGTGCAGACTGTCTTCGTCGTAAACGATTTCCATGCCACGGCCACCGAGCACGTAGGAGGGGCGGACGAGCACGGGGTAACCGATATTTTCTGCAACGGCCTTGGCTTCCTCAAAGCTCGTTGCTGTGCCAAAGGCCGGAGCTGGAAGCTGAGCGTGCTTGAGGACACCACCGAACTCGCCACGATCCTCTGCGAGGTTGATGGCTTCCGGAGTAGTACCCACAACCGGTACACCAGCGTCGCGAAGCCTTTGAGCCAGCCCCAACGGGGTCTGCCCACCAAGCTGAACGATGACACCTGCTACGGTCCCGGATTCGCTCTCCGCGTGGTACACCTCCATAACGTCTTCGAACGTGAGGGGCTCAAAGTAGAGCCTGTCGGCGGTGTCGTAGTCCGTGGAAACGGTCTCGGGGTTGCAGTTGACCATGACGGTTTCGTACCCGACTCGAGATAGCTCGAGGGTCGCGTGGACGCAGGAGTAATCGAACTCGATGCCCTGGCCAATGCGGTTCGGGCCGGAGCCCAGGATCAGCACCTTCGGCTTCTCCTCCTGCTTGGACACCTCTGATTCGGCGGCCGGGTCGAGCTCGTAGCAAGAGTAGTGATACGGCGTCTTAGCCTCGAACTCCGCAGCACACGTATCCACCGTCTTGTATACCGGGCGGATACCAAGCGACCAGCGGAGCCTGCGCACGCCATCTTCGCCGGCGATCTCCGGGCGAAGTGCGGCGATCTGAGCATCGGAAAGACCGTAGTACTTGGCATGGCGGAGCAGATCCTCCGTCAGCGTCGGTGCTTCAAGCAACGTCGTCCGGAATTCCTCCAGGCCCTCCAGCTCTGCGAGGAACCACGGGTCGATGCCACTCGCCTCGTGCAGCTCCTCTACCGTTGCGCCAAGGCGCAGCGCGAGCTCAATCTGGTACATACGTCCATCGGTCGGGCGCTTGGTGAGCTCAAGGACAGCATCCTTGTCGGTGCAGGCATCGCCAGCAATTGCGGAGTCCGGAACCGTCCAGAAACCTGACTTCTTCGTTTCGAGCGATCGCATGACCTTATTCAGGGCGGAAATGTAGTTGCGCCCAAGCGACATCGCCTCACCCACCGACTTCATTGTCGTTGTGAGGGTATCGTCCGCGCCGGTGAACTTCTCGAAAGCAAAGCGCGGGGCCTTAACCACAACGTAA includes:
- the coaBC gene encoding bifunctional phosphopantothenoylcysteine decarboxylase/phosphopantothenate--cysteine ligase CoaBC is translated as MFGALLKGEFVSTSAVHRDGQESLPTPANIIVGVTGGIAAYKACQVIRDFTKMGHNVTVVPTPNALNFVGKVTFEALSGNPVTTSVFEAVDEVRHVSLGQNADLVVIVPATADFLSRLAHGRADDLLTATCLVATCPIVVAPAMHTEMWRNKAVQENVSLLRDHGVTVLDPAIGRLTGPDSGAGRLPEPQQIEQLALARLGGVEFHRNLEGIRVLISAGGTREDLDPVRYIGNRSSGKQGFALAEVAAQRGAKVTVVAASTEALPDPLTATMVHVRSARELKAAMEENMSRSDVIIMAAAVADYRPASESETKMKKGSEAERNLSSLEMTENPDILRGLVEQRDHQILVGFAAETGDSTHTPLEHGLAKTKRKGCDLLMCNEVGRNKTFGSSSNSGWLIDKAGGYKEIETASKYVVAGQILDAVATLAPHHLHV
- the rpoZ gene encoding DNA-directed RNA polymerase subunit omega, with protein sequence MVTDNSENKAVFDPPTGITDPPIDELLEKVSSKYALAIFAAKRARQINSYNQQTGDSVFEYVGPLVPPEPGEKPLSIALREINQGLLDHEEG
- the gmk gene encoding guanylate kinase — its product is MTDQNRQGRLVVLAGPSAVGKSTVVSRLREEVPNLYFSVSMTTRSPRPGEVNGRDYFFVTPDEFQQHIDNGEMLEWADIHGGLQRSGTPRQPVAEAVSAGRPVLVEVDLAGARSIRKSTPEAVHVFLAPPSWEELVERLKGRGTETDDVVKRRLETARTELAAQDEFDIVVVNKDVDDAVAALTEILLGQK
- the mihF gene encoding integration host factor, actinobacterial type, encoding MALPKLTDEQRKAALAKAAEARKARATMKENLKRGKITLKEVLDKAGSDEIVGKTKVSALLEAMPKVGKVKAREIMEELEIAQTRRLRGLGDRQRRALLDRFGYGEE
- the pyrF gene encoding orotidine-5'-phosphate decarboxylase, with product MRKDNSMVSFGARLREAANKTNRLCVGIDPHPYLLEEWGVDIDTFSARCVEAFAGRVAMVKPQVAFYEAYGSRGYAILEKTIAGLRESGTLVLADAKRGDIGSTMSAYARAWLSEGSPLEVDAVTVSPYLGVGSLSPSFDLAADNGKGVFVLAATSNPEGNTVQGCMTRDSVTLAEDVISRVSALNSKHFAGDELGSFGVVYGATVTMNVNLSTFNGPVLMPGVGAQGATSDDVHSLMRGNVGNAFPNISRAILSHGPNVADLQKACDEAGREFA